One genomic segment of Alosa sapidissima isolate fAloSap1 chromosome 13, fAloSap1.pri, whole genome shotgun sequence includes these proteins:
- the ppp1r26 gene encoding protein phosphatase 1 regulatory subunit 26 isoform X2: protein MFLKSVPPAVAIHSDWRSVGSVSSVGGGAPQSLGLPLCFNDSDSSLSSSGTPIHQKVQMIIETLRTTQSSVDTSDGGQMEGTGSSAHSSRESLRQPGHKMKTGPSGSRGGATMDCRPPSPLPCTKPERQDSDTDSDSSVDRGIEEAIQEYLKEKVDHKRKAEPSPVRTSPAAKLPRRDTVVTADNSHPQSCSDGNKVLTASNHILKNSKGGVTPVANLKKKLKKKRPSKENPVKKPAVTMLSFLKKLPSLDQRGASSTLPHPDKAQPSLVVKTEELLDASSSSDDGIEEEIQRYQQQKNQEQLQLSRPQIKKEDSDSSSDDGIEEAIRRFQQEKKQKEIVPQKKKKSTVKQSQLKNATPGAKVGLLNTDRTEIMSGKKASKPTTPGPTKRKKKEKPRTDGKLSVPGFSPDRPASLGSPSSDGLNARGPVAPPSRLEPTPVPMLKVNTTAELMCAEAILDISKAVMPITFDPSPHPLDPTLLVHSTAPPLSSKDPSDAESSVDSEDGIELEIRKFLEQKAQMQKETPAAPATTQEPPKTTLRPKPPTESEKGDQSEDKSSSLDSDEDLDAAIKDLLKTKKRVKRKMKKAPTKPVVTSSTTQPSKKHKPPTDPNVKTAKSGLSKGGKKKSSQVKNKNPHQAVRSPQDIKQENKSKSPSPQAKPPRLDTTEGGGAGTGIPDCLTSKEREEDSSSVDSDDSIEQEIRKFLAERANGGGGNTSKTTITTPTSSSTPTAAVKAEETEGKHQDQNHSKAISPPRAFKLEDQQAEIPLDLGMPCPDAQQGIWQKPDGSRESQATVEIPARDRLSHSIATSCKGERKRGFEERRVLNVGSPPGDKPHLHPDCDVPNSRTHTLTHTPSRTHGVIRHLPNRTQTPSSPNEIPPTQTTPCPARTNNPGTASLPGLNQSSRPSISDSCGRNTVCSTSLPPVTFYRSSMETPVSRDSLGPHVGAPDSRLQGGGKRGRWDQPPALQAQQPGGCTLLKNQGVLQGQSAQQASCSQARGRQEREGKKEGGEREGPTEVRKVTREEELVDETDLDSEEEERRHGERQREGRQQRFPSVSLERTIDPGIVLSPYIILSTEERSRKACKVQIQVRYPTNAGL from the exons ATGTTCCTGAAGAGCGTGCCTCCAGCGGTGGCAATTCACTCAGACTGGAGAAGCGTTGGCAGTGTTAGCAGTGTCGGAGGTGGCGCGCCCCAGAGCCTGGGCCTGCCACTGTGCTTCAATGACTCAGACAGCAGCCTGTCAAGTAGCGGCACGCCCATACACCAAAAGGTCCAGATGATCATCGAGACCCTCCGGACCACCCAGTCGTCCGTCGACACGAGCGACGGGGGCCAGATGGAAGGGACGGGGTCTTCTGCACACTCGAGCCGGGAGTCGTTACGGCAACCAGGACACAAGATGAAGACGGGCCCCAGTGGTTCTAGAGGTGGGGCAACAATGGACTGCAGACCACCTTCGCCACTTCCATGCACAAAGCCTGAGCGTCAAGACTCCGACACTGACAGTGACAGTTCAGTGGATCGTGGGATCGAGGAGGCCATCCAGGAGTACCTGAAGGAGAAGGTGGACCATAAGCGCAAGGCAGAACCTTCTCCAGTCAGAACCAGCCCAGCAGCCAAGCTCCCACGTCGAGACACTGTGGTCACAGCAGATAACTCCCATCCACAATCATGCTCTGACGGCAACAAGGTGCTCACAGCCAGCAATCATATCCTGAAGAATTCTAAAGGAGGCGTTACCCCAGTAGCAAACCTGAAGAAGAAGCTCAAGAAGAAGAGACCAAGTAAGGAGAATCCTGTAAAGAAACCAGCTGTGACCATGCTGTCATTTTTAAAGAAACTGCCATCACTTGACCAAAGAGGGGCGTCCTCTACTCTCCCCCACCCAGACAAAGCGCAGCCCTCCCTGGTCGTTAAAACAGAAGAGCTCTTAGATGCCAGTAGCAGTAGTGATGATGGCATCGAGGAGGAGATCCAGCGCTACCAGCAGCAGAAGAACCAGGAGCAGCTTCAGCTGTCCAGGCCTCAGATTAAGAAGGAGGATTCTGACTCCAGCAGCGATGATGGCATAGAGGAAGCCATCCGCCGCTTCCAGCAAGAGAAGAAGCAGAAGGAGATAGTTCcccagaagaagaaaaagagtaCAGTTAAGCAGTCGCAGCTCAAAAATGCAACCCCGGGGGCCAAGGTGGGTCTCCtcaatacagacagaacagaaatTATGTCGGGCAAAAAGGCATCAAAACCTACAACCCCTGGACCCACAAAGAGGAAAAAGAAGGAGAAACCTAGGACAGATGGGAAGTTGTCGGTGCCTGGCTTCTCCCCTGACAGACCTGCATCCCTAGGCAGTCCCTCCTCAGATGGGCTCAACGCCAGAGGCCCTGTCGCTCCCCCCAGCAGACTGGAGCCTACCCCAGTGCCTATGCTAAAAGTTAACACAACAGCTGAGCTCATGTGTGCCGAAGCCATCTTGGACATCTCCAAGGCTGTGATGCCTATAACCTTTGACCCCAGCCCACACCCCCTGGATCCCACACTCCTTGTGCACTCCAcagcccccccgctgtcttCTAAGGACCCGAGTGATGCAGAGAGCTCTGTGGATAGTGAGGATGGGATAGAGCTGGAAATCCGAAAGTTCCTGGAGCAGAAAGCTCAAATGCAGAAGGAGACACCAGCTGCGCCAGCAACAACCCAagaaccgcctaaaacaacatTGAGGCCCAAGCCTCCAACTGAATCGGAGAAAGGTGATCAAAGTGAGGACAAAAGCAGTTCATTAGACAGTGATGAGGACCTTGATGCCGCCATCAAAGACCtgctgaaaacaaagaaaagggTGAAAAGAAAGATGAAGAAAGCCCCTACAAAGCCAGTGGTCACCTCCTCCACAACACAGCCCTCCAAAAAACACAAACCCCCCACTGATCCCAATGTCAAGACCGCCAAGTCAGGCCTGTCTaagggagggaaaaagaaaagTAGTCAGGTCAAAAATAAGAATCCCCATCAGGCTGTAAGGAGCCCCCAGGACATAAAGCAGGAGAACAAAAGCAAATCTCCAAGTCCACAGGCCAAACCACCACGTCTGGACACAACTGAGGGTGGCGGTGCGGGAACTGGTATCCCAGACTGTCTGACCTCCAAGGAGCGGGAAGAGGACAGTAGCTCAGTTGACAGCGACGACAGCATTGAGCAGGAGATCCGCAAATTCTTAGCAGAGAGAGCTAACGGAGGGGGTGGGAACACCAGCAagaccaccatcaccacccccacctcctcctccacccccactgCTGCAGTGAAggcagaggagacagagggaaaaCATCAGGACCAGAACCACAGCAAGGCCATCTCCCCTCCTAGGGCCTTCAAGTTGGAAGATCAGCAGGCTGAAATTCCTTTAGACTTGGGAATGCCATGCCCGGATGCACAACAGGGAATTTGGCAAAAACCAGACGGCAGCAGGGAGAGCCAGGCAACTGTGGAAATTCCTGCCCGGGATAGACTCTCCCACAGCATAGCAACAAGCtgtaagggagagaggaagagaggcttTGAGGAGAGACGCGTGCTCAACGTTGGGTCCCCTCCCGGAGACAAACCTCACTTGCACCCTGACTGTGACGTGCCcaacagcagaacacacaccctcacacacacacccagtagAACACACGGTGTCATCAGACACTTACCCAACAGAACACAAACCCCCAGCAGCCCGAACGAGATTCCTCCCACACAGACAACCCCTTGTCCAGCACGCACTAATAACCCCGGCACAGCCAGTCTCCCAGGACTCAACCAGAGCAGCCGTCCGAGCATATCGGACTCGTGTGGTAGAAACACTGTTTGTTCAACGTCTTTACCCCCGGTCACCTTCTACCGAAGTTCCATGGAGACCCCCGTCAGCAGAGACAGTCTAGGACCACATGTTGGCGCCCCAGACAGTCGTTTGCAGGGAGGTGGGAAACGTGGACGATGGGACCAGCCCCCAGCACTCCAAGCCCAGCAGCCCGGTGGATGCACCCTGCTGAAGAACCAGGGGGTCTTGCAGGGGCAGTCAGCCCAGCAGGCCAGCTGTTCACAAGCCAGAggcagacaggagagagagggaaagaaggagggaggagagagggaaggaccGACTGAAGTGAGAAAGGTGACGAGAGAGGAAGAGCTTGTAGATGAGACAGACCTGGattcagaggaggaggagaggagacatggagagaggcagagggagggtAGGCAGCAAAGGTTCCCCAGTGT GTCACTGGAACGCACCATAGATCCAGGGATCGTGCTTAGCCCTTACATTATCCTTAGCACAGAGGAAAGGAGCCGCAAGGCCTGCAAGGTCCAAATACAGGTCAG GTACCCAACAAATGCAGGCTTGTGA
- the ppp1r26 gene encoding protein phosphatase 1 regulatory subunit 26 isoform X1 — translation MFLKSVPPAVAIHSDWRSVGSVSSVGGGAPQSLGLPLCFNDSDSSLSSSGTPIHQKVQMIIETLRTTQSSVDTSDGGQMEGTGSSAHSSRESLRQPGHKMKTGPSGSRGGATMDCRPPSPLPCTKPERQDSDTDSDSSVDRGIEEAIQEYLKEKVDHKRKAEPSPVRTSPAAKLPRRDTVVTADNSHPQSCSDGNKVLTASNHILKNSKGGVTPVANLKKKLKKKRPSKENPVKKPAVTMLSFLKKLPSLDQRGASSTLPHPDKAQPSLVVKTEELLDASSSSDDGIEEEIQRYQQQKNQEQLQLSRPQIKKEDSDSSSDDGIEEAIRRFQQEKKQKEIVPQKKKKSTVKQSQLKNATPGAKVGLLNTDRTEIMSGKKASKPTTPGPTKRKKKEKPRTDGKLSVPGFSPDRPASLGSPSSDGLNARGPVAPPSRLEPTPVPMLKVNTTAELMCAEAILDISKAVMPITFDPSPHPLDPTLLVHSTAPPLSSKDPSDAESSVDSEDGIELEIRKFLEQKAQMQKETPAAPATTQEPPKTTLRPKPPTESEKGDQSEDKSSSLDSDEDLDAAIKDLLKTKKRVKRKMKKAPTKPVVTSSTTQPSKKHKPPTDPNVKTAKSGLSKGGKKKSSQVKNKNPHQAVRSPQDIKQENKSKSPSPQAKPPRLDTTEGGGAGTGIPDCLTSKEREEDSSSVDSDDSIEQEIRKFLAERANGGGGNTSKTTITTPTSSSTPTAAVKAEETEGKHQDQNHSKAISPPRAFKLEDQQAEIPLDLGMPCPDAQQGIWQKPDGSRESQATVEIPARDRLSHSIATSCKGERKRGFEERRVLNVGSPPGDKPHLHPDCDVPNSRTHTLTHTPSRTHGVIRHLPNRTQTPSSPNEIPPTQTTPCPARTNNPGTASLPGLNQSSRPSISDSCGRNTVCSTSLPPVTFYRSSMETPVSRDSLGPHVGAPDSRLQGGGKRGRWDQPPALQAQQPGGCTLLKNQGVLQGQSAQQASCSQARGRQEREGKKEGGEREGPTEVRKVTREEELVDETDLDSEEEERRHGERQREGRQQRFPSVSLERTIDPGIVLSPYIILSTEERSRKACKVQIQVPNKCRLVKRKLQFVVCTTKREATEK, via the exons ATGTTCCTGAAGAGCGTGCCTCCAGCGGTGGCAATTCACTCAGACTGGAGAAGCGTTGGCAGTGTTAGCAGTGTCGGAGGTGGCGCGCCCCAGAGCCTGGGCCTGCCACTGTGCTTCAATGACTCAGACAGCAGCCTGTCAAGTAGCGGCACGCCCATACACCAAAAGGTCCAGATGATCATCGAGACCCTCCGGACCACCCAGTCGTCCGTCGACACGAGCGACGGGGGCCAGATGGAAGGGACGGGGTCTTCTGCACACTCGAGCCGGGAGTCGTTACGGCAACCAGGACACAAGATGAAGACGGGCCCCAGTGGTTCTAGAGGTGGGGCAACAATGGACTGCAGACCACCTTCGCCACTTCCATGCACAAAGCCTGAGCGTCAAGACTCCGACACTGACAGTGACAGTTCAGTGGATCGTGGGATCGAGGAGGCCATCCAGGAGTACCTGAAGGAGAAGGTGGACCATAAGCGCAAGGCAGAACCTTCTCCAGTCAGAACCAGCCCAGCAGCCAAGCTCCCACGTCGAGACACTGTGGTCACAGCAGATAACTCCCATCCACAATCATGCTCTGACGGCAACAAGGTGCTCACAGCCAGCAATCATATCCTGAAGAATTCTAAAGGAGGCGTTACCCCAGTAGCAAACCTGAAGAAGAAGCTCAAGAAGAAGAGACCAAGTAAGGAGAATCCTGTAAAGAAACCAGCTGTGACCATGCTGTCATTTTTAAAGAAACTGCCATCACTTGACCAAAGAGGGGCGTCCTCTACTCTCCCCCACCCAGACAAAGCGCAGCCCTCCCTGGTCGTTAAAACAGAAGAGCTCTTAGATGCCAGTAGCAGTAGTGATGATGGCATCGAGGAGGAGATCCAGCGCTACCAGCAGCAGAAGAACCAGGAGCAGCTTCAGCTGTCCAGGCCTCAGATTAAGAAGGAGGATTCTGACTCCAGCAGCGATGATGGCATAGAGGAAGCCATCCGCCGCTTCCAGCAAGAGAAGAAGCAGAAGGAGATAGTTCcccagaagaagaaaaagagtaCAGTTAAGCAGTCGCAGCTCAAAAATGCAACCCCGGGGGCCAAGGTGGGTCTCCtcaatacagacagaacagaaatTATGTCGGGCAAAAAGGCATCAAAACCTACAACCCCTGGACCCACAAAGAGGAAAAAGAAGGAGAAACCTAGGACAGATGGGAAGTTGTCGGTGCCTGGCTTCTCCCCTGACAGACCTGCATCCCTAGGCAGTCCCTCCTCAGATGGGCTCAACGCCAGAGGCCCTGTCGCTCCCCCCAGCAGACTGGAGCCTACCCCAGTGCCTATGCTAAAAGTTAACACAACAGCTGAGCTCATGTGTGCCGAAGCCATCTTGGACATCTCCAAGGCTGTGATGCCTATAACCTTTGACCCCAGCCCACACCCCCTGGATCCCACACTCCTTGTGCACTCCAcagcccccccgctgtcttCTAAGGACCCGAGTGATGCAGAGAGCTCTGTGGATAGTGAGGATGGGATAGAGCTGGAAATCCGAAAGTTCCTGGAGCAGAAAGCTCAAATGCAGAAGGAGACACCAGCTGCGCCAGCAACAACCCAagaaccgcctaaaacaacatTGAGGCCCAAGCCTCCAACTGAATCGGAGAAAGGTGATCAAAGTGAGGACAAAAGCAGTTCATTAGACAGTGATGAGGACCTTGATGCCGCCATCAAAGACCtgctgaaaacaaagaaaagggTGAAAAGAAAGATGAAGAAAGCCCCTACAAAGCCAGTGGTCACCTCCTCCACAACACAGCCCTCCAAAAAACACAAACCCCCCACTGATCCCAATGTCAAGACCGCCAAGTCAGGCCTGTCTaagggagggaaaaagaaaagTAGTCAGGTCAAAAATAAGAATCCCCATCAGGCTGTAAGGAGCCCCCAGGACATAAAGCAGGAGAACAAAAGCAAATCTCCAAGTCCACAGGCCAAACCACCACGTCTGGACACAACTGAGGGTGGCGGTGCGGGAACTGGTATCCCAGACTGTCTGACCTCCAAGGAGCGGGAAGAGGACAGTAGCTCAGTTGACAGCGACGACAGCATTGAGCAGGAGATCCGCAAATTCTTAGCAGAGAGAGCTAACGGAGGGGGTGGGAACACCAGCAagaccaccatcaccacccccacctcctcctccacccccactgCTGCAGTGAAggcagaggagacagagggaaaaCATCAGGACCAGAACCACAGCAAGGCCATCTCCCCTCCTAGGGCCTTCAAGTTGGAAGATCAGCAGGCTGAAATTCCTTTAGACTTGGGAATGCCATGCCCGGATGCACAACAGGGAATTTGGCAAAAACCAGACGGCAGCAGGGAGAGCCAGGCAACTGTGGAAATTCCTGCCCGGGATAGACTCTCCCACAGCATAGCAACAAGCtgtaagggagagaggaagagaggcttTGAGGAGAGACGCGTGCTCAACGTTGGGTCCCCTCCCGGAGACAAACCTCACTTGCACCCTGACTGTGACGTGCCcaacagcagaacacacaccctcacacacacacccagtagAACACACGGTGTCATCAGACACTTACCCAACAGAACACAAACCCCCAGCAGCCCGAACGAGATTCCTCCCACACAGACAACCCCTTGTCCAGCACGCACTAATAACCCCGGCACAGCCAGTCTCCCAGGACTCAACCAGAGCAGCCGTCCGAGCATATCGGACTCGTGTGGTAGAAACACTGTTTGTTCAACGTCTTTACCCCCGGTCACCTTCTACCGAAGTTCCATGGAGACCCCCGTCAGCAGAGACAGTCTAGGACCACATGTTGGCGCCCCAGACAGTCGTTTGCAGGGAGGTGGGAAACGTGGACGATGGGACCAGCCCCCAGCACTCCAAGCCCAGCAGCCCGGTGGATGCACCCTGCTGAAGAACCAGGGGGTCTTGCAGGGGCAGTCAGCCCAGCAGGCCAGCTGTTCACAAGCCAGAggcagacaggagagagagggaaagaaggagggaggagagagggaaggaccGACTGAAGTGAGAAAGGTGACGAGAGAGGAAGAGCTTGTAGATGAGACAGACCTGGattcagaggaggaggagaggagacatggagagaggcagagggagggtAGGCAGCAAAGGTTCCCCAGTGT GTCACTGGAACGCACCATAGATCCAGGGATCGTGCTTAGCCCTTACATTATCCTTAGCACAGAGGAAAGGAGCCGCAAGGCCTGCAAGGTCCAAATACAG GTACCCAACAAATGCAGGCTTGTGAAGAGGAAGCTCCAGTTTGTGGTCTGTACCACCAA GAGGGAGGCCACAGAAAAGTGA
- the mrps2 gene encoding 28S ribosomal protein S2, mitochondrial, with translation MSSMASGILTKVISGLRCPRFTAAALSCSGQAYSTAALPKAVVTPNDITVDSDKLLNVPLSQPDFFRVSELFSLKDLFDARVHLGHKKGCRHRLMEPYLFGSRLEVDVIDLEQTVEHLQLALNFTAHVAFRGGVILFVSRRRQFGHLVERTARECGEYAHTRYWQGGLLTNATIQYGPGVRLPDLVVFLSTLNNVFQPHTAIRDAAKMNIPTVGVVDTNCNPSLITYPVPANDDTPAAMELYCRLFKMTINRAKDKRKQLELLRGLGPAASK, from the exons ATGTCAAGCATGGCGTCCGGGATCCTCACGAAAG TGATCAGTGGACTCCGATGCCCTCGCTTTACCGCAGCTGCGCTGTCTTGTAGCGGACAAGCCTACAGCACAGCAGCTTTACCAAAGGCAGTAGTAACACCAAATGACATCACAG TTGACTCAGACAAACTCCTGAATGTTCCGCTTAGCCAACCAGACTTCTTCCGTGTGTCCGAACTCTTCAGTCTGAAGGACCTGTTTGATGCGCGTGTTCACCTTGGTCATAAGAAGGGATGTCGGCACAG gctAATGGAACCTTACTTGTTTGGAAGCCGTTTGGAGGTTGACGTCATTGACCTGGAGCAGACAGTGGAACACCTGCAGCTGGCGCTCAACTTCACGGCACACGTGGCCTTCCGTGGGGGCGTCATCCTGTTTGTCAGTCGGCGGCGGCAGTTTGGCCACCTGGTGGAGCGCACGGCCCGAGAGTGTGGCGAGTACGCTCACACACGCTACTGGCAAGGAGGCCTGCTCACCAACGCCACTATCCAGTATGGCCCTGGCGTGCGGCTGCCTGATCTAGTGGTCTTTTTGTCCACGCTCAACAACGTATTCCAGCCCCACACGGCGATCCGGGATGCGGCCAAGATGAACATCCCGACAGTTGGCGTAGTGGACACCAACTGCAACCCCAGTCTCATCACTTACCCAGTGCCGGCCAATGATGACACCCCAGCCGCAATGGAGCTCTACTGCCGGCTGTTCAAGATGACCATCAACAGGGCCAAGGACAAGCGGAAACAGTTGGAATTGCTCAGAGGCTTGGGGCCTGCTGCATCCAAGTGA